Proteins encoded together in one Salvelinus fontinalis isolate EN_2023a chromosome 6, ASM2944872v1, whole genome shotgun sequence window:
- the LOC129856988 gene encoding hemicentin-1-like codes for MEYPLVWVLILVLLNFTTGVSGQVVVPSMNPLAVGSNVTLNLVPQSHINIGTWSYETTVIVLFYPGGISVSTSYRGRVSFNSSSSELSISSLQLNDSGRYTVQGMEPALTAVVTLSVQEPISNVTLRANATDLVELNDTAIFTCSVSSGTSLSYRWLNGSSEVTASDRVWLGVGYNTLTIVSVTRYDEGPFRCEVINGISDGTSQPIGLNVRYGPSNLTMMVVPEMTIGHTAYKTGSVITLSCSAQSKPAESFKWRFNGTFLNEQSPKLSLQNTRENQTGSYTCLAYNNVTLRYATMSTMIKIVEPISAVSLNRDGNLPILDQSFTLRCEVTGPVDYIHWLMNGQLISLNNRTFFSTDNNTMVINPIQFSDNGDYLCEAFNDVSNLTSMTYKLVVNFGPERPAVTSPDIAMTGHIVTFNCSASSQPPSQFSWFFNGSQVETDSVYETGPLTLASHGEYTCVAFNSVTGRNRTVSKMLTVVDPVTMTMVKAMGSQPILNQTFSLTCETTGTIYSIHWMRNGWPLLADNRTDFSMDNKTLTFNSVQHSDNGDYQCSASNPLSNMTSPNYRLIVNYGPERPVIMSPDIAMTGYIVTFNCSASSQPPSHFSWFFNGSQVATGSVYKTGPLTLASHGEYTCVAFNNITVRNSTVSKMLTVISPVTMTVVKVIGAQPILNERFSLTCDTAGTVYSIHWMRNGWPLYADNRTDFSMNNNTLTFKFIQHSDNGDYQCSASNPLSNMTSPNYRLIVNYGPEMPVITGPAIGETGHNLTLNCLASSQPPSQFSWFFNGSQVATGSVYETGPLTLASHGEYTCVAFNNVTGRNSTVSKMLTIIVPVTMAMVKVMGAQPVADYMFTLTCETTGTIYSIHWMKNGWPLYADNRTDFSMNNNTLTFNSIQHSDNGDYQCSASNPLSNMTSPNYRLIVNYGPERLVIMSPDIAMTGYIVTFNCSASSQPPSQFSWFFNGSQVAAGSVYETGPLTLASREEYTCVAFNNVTVRNSTVSKMLTVIAPVTMTVVKVIGAQPILNERFSLTCDTAGTVYSIHWMRNGWPLYADNRTDFSMDNKTLTFNSVQHSDNGDYQCSASNPLSNMTSPNYRLIVNYGPEMPVITGPAIGETGHNLTLNCLASSQPPSQFSWFFNGSQVATGSVYETGPLTLASHGEYTCVAFNNINGRNSTASKMLTVIEAIKSVMVKRNKIPISSDNLTLTCDVTGRYDTIYWMKDNRSLVLNNTLNSDITISNNSLHFSPVKVSNDGNYQCVATNLFGPHTSPKYQLLVNYGPLSVNVSGPVSVVIGSVITVTLKCSADSRPTSEYGWIFNNQSVLGTGPLMAVIASLENAGDYTCVAKNPVTNISMSKTISLDVTGHSPAPPFLSRVGLMLTALLALSLCL; via the exons ATGGAGTATCCTCTGGTGTGGGTTCTCATCCTGGTGCTGCTCAACTTCACTACAG GTGTCTCTGGCCAGGTGGTGGTTCCCTCTATGAACCCCTTAGCTGTGGGCAGTAATGTCACACTGAACCTAGTTCCTCAAAGCCACATCAACATAGGGACCTGGTCATATGAAACTACAGTCATCGTACTTTTCTATCCCGGTGGCATTAGTGTGAGTACAAGTTATCGAGGCAGAGTCTCATTCAACAGCTCCTCCTCAGAGCTGTCCATAAGCTCTCTCCAACTCAACGACTCAGGACGATATACCGTGCAGGGAATGGAGCCAGCCCTGACAGCTGTGGTGACTTTGTCTGTCCAGG AGCCCATTTCAAACGTGACTCTAAGGGCCAATGCCACTGATCTAGTGGAATTAAACGACACTGCAATTTTCACCTGCTCTGTCTCCTCTGGCACCTCCCTCTCCTACCGCTGGCTGAATGGCAGCTCAGAGGTCACAGCCAGTGACAGAGTTTGGCTTGGTGTTGGGTACAACACTCTTACCATAGTCAGTGTGACACGATACGATGAAGGGCCTTTCAGATGTGAGGTCATCAATGGAATCAGCGATGGCACCAGCCAGCCCATTGGCCTCAATGTTAGAT ATGGCCCAAGTAACCTCACCATGATGGTAGTTCCTGAGATGACCATAGGACATACAGCCTACAAGACGGGCTCTGTcatcactctgtcctgctccgCTCAGTCCAAACCCGCTGAGTCCTTCAAGTGGAGGTTTAATGGGACGTTCCTCAATGAGCAAAGCCCGAAGCTCAGCCTGCAGAACaccagagagaaccagacaggAAGTTACACCTGCTTAGCCTACAACAATGTCACACTCCGATACGCCACCATGAGCACAATGATAAAGATTGTGG AGCCGATATCAGCGGTGTCGTTGAACCGTGATGGGAATCTACCGATACTGGATCagtccttcactctgcggtgtgAGGTGACTGGACCTGTAGACTACATTCACTGGCTGATGAACGGCCAGCTCATCTCCCTAAACAACAGAACATTCTTCTCTACGGACAACAACACAATGGTTATCAACCCAATCCAGTTTTCTGACAATGGAGATTATCTCTGTGAGGCCTTTAATGATGTTAGCAACCTGACCAGCATGACATACAAGCTTGTGGTGAACT TTGGACCAGAGAGACCTGCTGTAACTAGTCCGGATATAGCAATGACAGGACACATCGTGACcttcaactgctcagcctcctctCAGCCTCCCAGCCAGTTCAGCTGGTTCTTCAATGGCTCACAGGTGGAGACTGACTCAGTGTATGAGACTGGCCCACTGACCTTAGCCAGTCATGGGGAATACACCTGTGTGGCCTTCAACAGCGTCACTGGCAGAAACAGAACTGTCTCCAAGATGCTCACTGTTGTTG ATCCAGTCACTATGACCATGGTGAAAGCCATGGGATCCCAGCCAATACTGAACCAGACATTCTCTCTGACCTGTGAGACCACTGGAACAATTTACTCCATTCATTGGATGAGGAACGGCTGGCCTCTGTTAGCTGATAACAGAACAGACTTCTCTATGGACAACAAAACACTGACCTTCAACTCTGTCCAGCATTCTGACAACGGAGACTATCAGTGTTCTGCTTCCAACCCCCTTAGTAACATGACCAGCCCAAACTATAGACTGATCGTGAACT ATGGTCCAGAGAGACCTGTTATCATGAGTCCGGATATAGCAATGACAGGATACATTGTGACcttcaactgctcagcctcctctCAGCCTCCCAGCCACTTCAGCTGGTTCTTCAATGGCTCCCAGGTGGCGACTGGCTCAGTATACAAGACTGGCCCACTGACCTTAGCCAGTCATGGGGAATACACCTGTGTGGCCTTCAACAACATCACTGTCAGAAACAGCACTGTCTCCAAGATGCTCACCGTCATTT CACCTGTGACCATGACCGTGGTGAAAGTCATTGGAGCCCAGCCAATACTGAATGAGAGATTCTCTCTGACCTGCGACACAGCTGGAACGGTTTACTCCATTCACTGGATGAGGAACGGCTGGCCTCTGTATGCTGACAACAGAACAGACTTCTCTATGAACAACAATACACTGACATTCAAATTCATCCAGCATTCTGACAACGGAGACTATCAGTGTTCTGCTTCCAACCCCCTTAGCAACATGACCAGCCCAAACTATAGACTGATCGTCAACT ATGGACCAGAGATGCCTGTTATAACGGGACCAGCAATAGGAGAAACAGGACACAACTTGACCTTAAACTGCTTGGCCTCCTCTCAGCCTCCCAGCCAGTTCAGCTGGTTCTTCAACGGCTCCCAGGTGGCGACTGGCTCAGTGTACGAGACTGGCCCACTGACCTTAGCCAGTCATGGGGAATACACCTGTGTGGCCTTCAACAACGTCACTGGCAGAAACAGCACTGTCTCCAAGATGCTCACCATCATTG TCCCAGTAACCATGGCCATGGTGAAAGTCATGGGtgcccagccagtagcagactACATGTTTACTCTGACCTGTGAGACCACTGGAACCATTTACTCCATTCACTGGATGAAGAACGGCTGGCCTCTGTATGCTGACAACAGAACAGACTTCTCTATGAACAACAATACACTGACATTCAACTCCATCCAGCATTCTGACAACGGAGACTATCAGTGTTCTGCCTCCAACCCCCTCAGCAACATGACCAGCCCAAACTATAGACTGATCGTCAACT ATGGTCCAGAGAGACTTGTTATCATGAGTCCGGATATAGCGATGACAGGATACATCGTGACcttcaactgctcagcctcctctCAGCCTCCCAGCCAGTTCAGCTGGTTCTTCAACGGCTCCCAGGTGGCGGCTGGCTCAGTGTACGAGACTGGCCCACTGACCTTAGCCAGTCGTGAGGAATATACCTGTGTGGCCTTTAACAACGTCACTGTCAGAAACAGCACTGTCTCCAAGATGCTCACCGTCATTG CACCTGTGACCATGACCGTGGTGAAAGTCATTGGAGCCCAGCCAATACTGAATGAGAGATTCTCTCTGACCTGCGACACAGCTGGAACGGTTTACTCCATTCACTGGATGAGGAACGGCTGGCCTCTGTATGCTGACAACAGAACAGACTTCTCTATGGACAACAAAACACTGACCTTCAACTCTGTCCAGCATTCTGACAACGGAGACTATCAGTGTTCTGCTTCCAACCCCCTTAGTAACATGACCAGCCCAAACTATAGACTGATCGTGAACT ATGGACCAGAGATGCCTGTTATAACGGGACCAGCAATAGGAGAAACAGGACACAACTTGACCTTAAACTGCTTGGCCTCCTCTCAGCCTCCCAGCCAGTTCAGCTGGTTCTTCAACGGCTCCCAGGTAGCAACTGGCTCAGTGTACGAGACTGGCCCACTGACCTTAGCCAGTCATGGGGAGTACACCTGTGTGGCCTTCAACAACATCAATGGCAGGAACAGCACTGCTTCCAAGATGCTCACCGTCATTG AGGCTATAAAGTCAGTGATGGTGAAACGAAACAAAATACCAATATCATCTGACAACCTAACCCTGACCTGTGATGTCACCGGGCGTTATGACACCATCTACTGGATGAAGGACAACCGGTCTCTGGTCCTGAACAACACCTTGAACTCTGACATCACCATCTCTAACAACTCTCTGCACTTCAGTCCAGTCAAGGTGTCTAACGATGGAAACTATCAGTGCGTTGCCACCAACCTCTTTGGTCCACACACCAGCCCTAAATACCAGCTACTGGTGAACT ATGGCCCTCTGAGTGTGAACGTCTCTGGCCCAGTCTCAGTGGTGATTGGCTCAGTAATCACAGTCACGCTGAAGTGCTCTGCCGACTCCCGGCCAACCAGCGAGTACGGGTGGATATTCAACAACCAATCAGTGCTAGGGACTGGTCCTTTGATGGCTGTTATCGCCTCCTTGGAGAATGCAGGGGACTACACTTGTGTGGCCAAGAACCCTGTGACCAACATCTCAATGTCCAAGACCATTAGTCTGGATGTCACTG GCCACTCGCCCGCCCCTCCATTCCTGTCCAGAGTTGGTCTGATGCTGACGGCCCTgctagccctctctctctgcctctga